In a single window of the Desulfovibrio sp. ZJ209 genome:
- the radA gene encoding DNA repair protein RadA: MAKTREIYRCTECGAQSPHWRGQCPGCQAWNTLVAEARPAAPKGGAAPRGGAGSTTRPRVLRDVADGDHRPFPSGLDALDRVLGRGLVPGASILVGGEPGIGKSTLLLQVAGAVAAQGRPVLYASGEESLPQIKARGERLGLLGPRLLAMATSRVEDVVDALESAPEAERPALAVVDSVQTLTSLEAEGLPGNVGQVRAVATTLQEACRRLGVALILVGHVTKDGVLAGPRLLEHMVDTVISLEGDRRQMFRLLRVFKNRFGPNEELLVFRMGGGGMELVDDPSTFFLGARDPALSGTAVVMAVDGQRPLAVEVQALVARTFLSIPRRAALGFDANRLHLLLAVLEKRLKLNFGQVDIYAKVGGGMRLQEPGLDVALVAAVLSSYYDVPLPERSIFWGEVDLNGQVRPVAAQAIRVAQAKRLGFSPIVRPPSGDDGREDKAPGCVRTIAELQRRLFNRS, encoded by the coding sequence ATGGCAAAAACCCGAGAGATTTACCGCTGTACGGAATGCGGCGCCCAGAGCCCGCACTGGCGGGGACAGTGCCCCGGCTGCCAGGCCTGGAACACCCTTGTGGCCGAAGCGCGGCCCGCAGCCCCCAAGGGCGGAGCGGCCCCCCGCGGGGGCGCCGGCTCGACGACGCGCCCGCGCGTCCTGCGCGACGTGGCCGACGGCGATCACCGGCCCTTCCCGAGCGGGCTCGACGCGCTGGACAGGGTGCTCGGCAGGGGGCTCGTGCCGGGGGCGTCCATCCTCGTGGGCGGCGAGCCCGGCATCGGCAAGTCGACCCTTTTGCTTCAGGTGGCCGGGGCCGTGGCGGCGCAGGGGCGCCCGGTGCTCTACGCGAGCGGCGAGGAATCCCTCCCGCAGATCAAGGCCCGGGGGGAGCGCCTGGGCCTGCTCGGCCCGCGGCTCCTCGCCATGGCGACTTCGCGGGTGGAGGACGTGGTGGACGCGCTGGAAAGCGCCCCGGAAGCGGAGCGCCCGGCCCTCGCGGTGGTGGATTCCGTCCAGACCCTCACGAGCCTCGAGGCCGAAGGCCTGCCCGGCAACGTGGGCCAGGTACGCGCCGTGGCGACGACCCTGCAGGAGGCCTGCCGCCGCCTCGGCGTGGCGCTCATCCTCGTGGGGCACGTGACCAAGGACGGCGTGCTCGCGGGCCCTCGCCTGCTCGAGCACATGGTGGATACGGTCATCTCCCTCGAGGGCGACCGGCGCCAGATGTTCCGCCTCCTGCGCGTGTTCAAGAACCGCTTTGGCCCCAACGAGGAGCTTTTGGTCTTCCGCATGGGCGGCGGCGGCATGGAGCTCGTGGACGATCCTTCCACCTTTTTCCTCGGCGCGCGCGACCCTGCGCTTTCCGGCACGGCAGTGGTCATGGCCGTGGATGGGCAGCGCCCGCTGGCCGTGGAGGTTCAGGCGCTCGTCGCGCGCACCTTCCTCAGCATCCCGCGCCGCGCGGCGCTCGGCTTTGACGCCAACCGCCTCCACCTTTTGCTCGCCGTGCTGGAAAAGCGGCTCAAGCTCAATTTCGGCCAGGTGGATATTTACGCCAAGGTGGGCGGGGGCATGCGCCTGCAGGAACCGGGGCTCGACGTCGCCCTCGTGGCGGCCGTGCTGTCCTCCTATTATGATGTGCCGCTGCCCGAGCGCAGCATCTTTTGGGGCGAGGTGGATCTGAATGGCCAGGTCCGCCCGGTGGCCGCGCAGGCCATCCGCGTCGCCCAGGCCAAGAGGCTGGGCTTTTCGCCCATCGTGCGCCCGCCTTCCGGTGACGACGGCCGGGAGGACAAGGCGCCCGGCTGCGTGCGCACCATTGCCGAGTTGCAGCGTCGGCTCTTCAACCGTTCCTGA
- a CDS encoding class IV adenylate cyclase, giving the protein MALEIERKYLGVDFDELRRALAEAGAEDLGAHFEANVVMDTPDLSLWTSRRLLRVRSQEWPERTRHVLTLKLPIANPAKGFKAREERELEVESAAVMQGVLAGLGFTESARYEKVRSVWRLAAKDGGAVLVELDELPFCRVVEVEGSPEALEAVARRLGLDKHEISTKSYHALHQEWRSAQGLPPERSFVFGPEERRRLRRQLGLPDGAVACS; this is encoded by the coding sequence ATGGCTCTTGAGATCGAACGCAAATATCTTGGCGTGGATTTTGACGAGCTTCGGCGCGCCCTTGCCGAAGCGGGCGCGGAAGACCTGGGCGCGCATTTCGAGGCCAACGTGGTCATGGACACGCCGGACCTGAGCCTCTGGACCTCGCGGCGCCTTTTGCGCGTGCGCAGCCAGGAATGGCCGGAGCGGACGCGCCATGTGCTCACCCTCAAGCTCCCGATCGCCAACCCCGCCAAAGGCTTCAAGGCTCGCGAGGAGCGCGAGCTTGAGGTGGAGAGCGCCGCGGTCATGCAGGGGGTGCTTGCGGGCCTCGGCTTCACGGAAAGCGCCCGGTATGAAAAAGTGCGTTCCGTCTGGCGCCTGGCCGCGAAAGATGGGGGCGCCGTCCTCGTCGAGCTGGACGAGCTCCCCTTTTGCCGTGTCGTTGAAGTGGAGGGTTCGCCGGAGGCTCTTGAGGCCGTTGCGCGCCGCCTCGGCCTTGACAAACACGAAATCAGCACCAAAAGTTATCATGCGCTCCATCAGGAATGGCGGAGCGCGCAGGGCTTGCCGCCGGAACGCTCCTTTGTGTTCGGGCCCGAAGAACGGCGCCGTTTGCGGCGGCAACTGGGCCTCCCCGACGGGGCGGTCGCCTGTTCCTGA
- the clpS gene encoding ATP-dependent Clp protease adapter ClpS, with protein sequence MPSYASAGVDTERPTRLEKEVREPARYRVLLHNDDYTSMDFVVGILRSIFRRTLEDATAIMLDVHQHGVGQCGVYTREVAETKVSQVHKAARQAGFPLRCSLEKL encoded by the coding sequence ATGCCGTCCTACGCATCAGCAGGGGTGGATACCGAGCGCCCCACACGGCTGGAAAAAGAAGTGCGGGAGCCCGCGCGTTACCGCGTGCTCCTGCATAACGACGATTACACGAGCATGGACTTCGTGGTGGGCATCCTGCGCAGCATCTTTCGCAGGACGCTGGAGGACGCCACAGCCATCATGCTCGATGTGCACCAGCATGGCGTCGGCCAATGCGGTGTCTATACGCGCGAAGTGGCGGAAACCAAGGTGAGCCAGGTGCACAAGGCTGCGCGCCAGGCTGGCTTTCCGCTCAGGTGCAGCCTCGAAAAGTTGTGA
- the clpA gene encoding ATP-dependent Clp protease ATP-binding subunit ClpA, giving the protein MLSKSVQEVLRDAVMEVQRRGHDMLTVEHLLFSLTKNTKGRIILEGSGAGVGLLREQLEGFFRSEMESAPQAGDYRIAQTEGVQRVLERALGHVRSSGRAAVEMGDLLIAIMDEEESYARYFLRKQGVNRLDVLTFISHGMEREGGERKCEEGAKGEKDPLAEFTVDLTAKAREGKIDPLVGRAQELDRAIEILCRRRKNNPLFVGEAGVGKTAMAEGLALRIAEGKVPELFAKTRIFALNMGLLVAGTRYRGDFEARIKGIVEAFKNMPDAILFIDEIHTLVGAGETSGGSLDAANMLKPALANGEIRCIGSTTYEEYRKHFEKDRALARRFQRIDLREPSVEECFAILQGLEGRYAEHHGVRYTPTVLRAMADLSARHVRDRLLPDKAIDVMDECGAAVRLRREAEVGENPRPAVTVADVERIVARMAGVPPRTVSGSERGRLAHLERDLKRRVFGQDEAIELTVRAILRARAGLSRERRPSGSFLFYGPTGVGKTEVARSLAEILGVEFLRFDMSEYMEKHSVSRLIGSPPGYVGYDEGGQLTEAVRKAPYSVILLDEVEKAHPDIFNVLLQVMDYGTLTDNSGRKTDFSNAIIIMTSNAGAFEMSGSPIGFGEAAPTDAARKGLKAVERLFAPEFRNRLDAMVPFHSLTQPMMLRIVDKFLDEIRATLTERKVELRVSEPARQWLAEHGFDPAMGARPLRRLLRNQLEDKLATELLFGFLKKGGVVKLGLKDDALTLAPRAPAGKRREKAPATAAPAV; this is encoded by the coding sequence ATGCTGAGCAAAAGCGTGCAGGAGGTCCTTCGGGACGCCGTCATGGAAGTGCAGCGCCGCGGCCACGACATGCTGACCGTGGAGCACCTTCTTTTCTCGCTGACCAAGAACACCAAGGGCCGGATCATCCTCGAGGGCAGCGGCGCGGGCGTGGGCCTGCTCCGTGAGCAGCTGGAGGGCTTTTTCCGCTCCGAAATGGAATCCGCCCCGCAGGCCGGGGATTACCGCATCGCCCAGACCGAGGGCGTGCAGCGGGTGCTCGAGCGCGCGCTCGGGCATGTGCGTTCCTCGGGGCGCGCCGCCGTGGAAATGGGCGACCTGCTCATCGCCATCATGGACGAGGAGGAGAGCTATGCCCGCTATTTCTTGCGCAAGCAGGGCGTGAACCGCCTCGACGTGCTGACCTTCATCTCGCACGGCATGGAGCGCGAAGGCGGGGAGCGCAAGTGCGAGGAAGGCGCCAAGGGCGAAAAGGACCCGCTCGCCGAATTTACCGTCGACCTCACGGCCAAGGCCCGCGAAGGCAAGATCGACCCGCTGGTGGGCCGCGCCCAGGAGCTTGACCGCGCCATCGAGATCCTTTGCCGGCGCCGCAAGAACAATCCTCTCTTCGTGGGCGAGGCCGGCGTGGGCAAGACCGCCATGGCCGAAGGCCTCGCCCTGCGTATCGCCGAGGGCAAGGTGCCGGAGCTCTTCGCAAAAACGCGCATCTTCGCCCTCAACATGGGCCTGCTCGTGGCGGGCACGCGCTACCGCGGCGATTTCGAGGCGCGCATCAAGGGCATCGTGGAAGCCTTCAAGAACATGCCCGACGCCATCCTGTTCATCGACGAGATCCACACCCTCGTGGGCGCCGGCGAGACCTCGGGCGGCTCGCTGGACGCGGCCAACATGCTCAAGCCCGCGCTCGCCAACGGCGAGATCCGCTGCATCGGCTCCACCACCTACGAGGAATACCGCAAGCATTTCGAGAAGGACCGCGCGCTCGCCCGCCGCTTCCAGCGCATCGACCTGCGCGAGCCCAGCGTGGAGGAATGCTTCGCCATCCTGCAGGGGCTGGAGGGCCGCTACGCCGAGCATCACGGCGTCCGCTACACGCCCACCGTGCTCCGGGCCATGGCCGACCTTTCAGCGCGCCATGTGCGTGACCGCCTGCTGCCGGACAAGGCCATCGACGTGATGGACGAATGCGGCGCCGCCGTGCGCCTGCGCCGCGAGGCTGAAGTGGGGGAAAATCCGCGCCCGGCCGTGACCGTCGCCGACGTGGAGCGCATCGTGGCCCGCATGGCCGGGGTGCCGCCACGCACGGTCTCGGGCAGCGAACGCGGGCGCCTCGCCCACCTCGAGCGCGACCTCAAGCGCCGTGTCTTCGGGCAGGACGAGGCCATCGAGCTCACGGTACGCGCCATCCTGCGCGCCCGCGCGGGCCTGAGCCGCGAGCGGCGCCCCTCGGGCTCCTTCCTCTTCTACGGGCCCACGGGCGTGGGCAAGACGGAGGTGGCCCGCAGCCTCGCCGAGATCCTCGGGGTGGAGTTCCTGCGCTTCGACATGAGCGAATACATGGAAAAGCACTCGGTCTCGCGGCTCATCGGCTCGCCTCCGGGCTATGTGGGCTATGACGAGGGCGGCCAGCTCACCGAGGCCGTGCGCAAGGCGCCGTATTCCGTCATCCTGCTGGACGAGGTGGAAAAGGCGCACCCGGACATCTTTAATGTGTTACTTCAAGTCATGGATTATGGCACGCTGACTGACAATTCCGGCCGCAAGACGGATTTCTCCAACGCCATCATCATCATGACCTCCAATGCCGGGGCCTTCGAGATGTCCGGATCGCCCATCGGCTTTGGCGAGGCCGCGCCCACGGACGCGGCGCGCAAGGGCCTCAAGGCCGTGGAGCGCCTCTTCGCGCCGGAATTCCGCAACCGGCTCGACGCCATGGTGCCCTTCCACAGCCTGACCCAGCCCATGATGCTCCGCATCGTGGACAAGTTCCTGGACGAGATCCGGGCAACGCTCACCGAGCGCAAGGTGGAGCTGCGCGTTTCCGAGCCGGCGCGCCAGTGGCTGGCGGAGCACGGCTTTGACCCGGCCATGGGCGCGCGGCCGCTGCGGCGCCTCTTGCGCAACCAGCTGGAGGACAAGCTGGCGACGGAACTGCTCTTCGGCTTCCTGAAGAAGGGCGGCGTGGTCAAGCTCGGCCTCAAGGACGACGCGCTCACGCTGGCTCCCCGCGCGCCCGCCGGCAAGCGCCGCGAGAAGGCCCCGGCCACGGCCGCCCCGGCTGTCTAG
- the aat gene encoding leucyl/phenylalanyl-tRNA--protein transferase, whose protein sequence is MFSRLAARFPDPANAPADAPLCMGGDLGPVRLLAAYSLGIFPWYGPGLPLLWWSPDPRCVLPLEDFHLPRRSARTMRASPFTLTLDAAFGRVISACAAPRSGPEPPGTWITPEMLTAYERLHSYGYAHSVEAWRDGRLVGGLYGVALGRAFFGESMFHTEPEASRAALAGLVALLRRRGATLLDCQQATPHMVRMGAKLLPRNEFLRQLSAALASENGAPAPPQDDSEPRFCPWEPWRERYVFVGPCGDTSPSVWKERS, encoded by the coding sequence ATGTTTTCCCGGCTGGCAGCCCGCTTTCCCGACCCGGCAAACGCACCGGCCGACGCGCCCCTCTGCATGGGGGGCGATCTCGGGCCGGTGCGTTTGCTTGCGGCCTACAGCCTTGGGATCTTTCCCTGGTACGGGCCGGGGCTGCCGCTGCTCTGGTGGTCGCCGGACCCGCGCTGCGTGCTGCCGCTGGAGGACTTCCACCTGCCGAGGCGCAGCGCCCGCACCATGCGGGCCTCGCCCTTCACGCTCACGCTCGACGCGGCCTTCGGCCGGGTCATCAGCGCCTGCGCCGCTCCCCGTTCAGGCCCGGAGCCGCCGGGCACGTGGATCACGCCCGAGATGCTGACCGCCTATGAGCGGCTGCATTCCTACGGCTATGCCCATTCGGTGGAGGCGTGGCGCGACGGCAGGCTGGTGGGCGGGCTCTACGGCGTGGCCCTGGGGCGGGCCTTTTTCGGCGAGTCCATGTTCCATACGGAGCCGGAGGCCTCGCGCGCGGCGCTGGCCGGCCTCGTGGCGCTCCTCAGGCGGCGCGGCGCCACCCTGCTGGACTGCCAGCAGGCCACGCCGCATATGGTGCGCATGGGTGCCAAGCTCCTGCCGCGCAACGAATTTTTGCGGCAGCTTTCGGCCGCGCTGGCGTCCGAAAACGGGGCGCCAGCCCCGCCGCAGGATGACAGTGAGCCCCGCTTCTGCCCGTGGGAGCCCTGGCGCGAGCGCTATGTGTTCGTGGGCCCCTGCGGGGACACCTCGCCCTCGGTCTGGAAAGAGAGGTCATAA